Below is a window of Desulfomonilaceae bacterium DNA.
CGGATGTAACTAGGCACCTCCCATGCGTATCCCTGCTCTATCATCAAGATAGAGAGAACAATCATACTGCTTATTAAGGTGAATTTTTTCATAGGACGTGACTCAAAACAGACGATAATTAATGCATTACTTTATGTTTTCTGCGTAACATATATATTTTTAATGATATATTGTCAAGACTATTCTACATAAAGGTCGGTTACTTGGCTGGTTTTATGGGGGCTAGAAAAAGAAAGGGGTTATTCTGAAAGTCGTACCGATACCAAAGTAGACGCTCCCATCTCCTCAGAAGTCACTCCGAACAGGCTGTCAGATCCTTCCATGCTCTTTTTGTTATGGGTGATCACAACGAACTGGGTATTCCTTGAAAGATCACTAAGCATGCGGTTAAAACGATCTACGTTTGAATCATCCAGAGGAGCGTCCACTTCGTCCAGAAGACAGAAAGAAGAAGGTTTGTACAAAAAAATCGCGAAGATAAACGCTATAGCGGTTAGAGCCTTTTCCCCTCCGGAAAGAAGATCAACATTTTGCAGCCTCTTACCAGGTGGCTTTACCATTATGTTAACTCCATGATCATGGGAATCCTCTGAACCAATTAGTTCCAACCAGGCTTCTCCTCCATTGAACAGAACAGCGAAAATCTCTTTGAATTTGGTGTTTACTTCCTGAAACGTAGTCTGAAAACGAAGACTGGTAGTTCTGTCTATTTTTTCAATTGTGGAAAAAAGAGACTTCACCGCTGTTCTTAGATCAGTCTCCTGTTCCATGAGAAAATCCAGCCGTTCTTTGACGTGCCGGCTTTCATTGATGGCGGCAAGGTTTACCTCTCCCATTGACTCGATTGCGGATCTTATTTCAAACAATTCCGTTTCTTGCGGCTGAACTTCTGGGCACTTAACCGAAGAAGGATTCACATTGTGTTTTTCCATGATCTTCTCAATAGAATTTCGAAGTGTTTCTGTAAGCCGCGCCCAATCTATTTCATTTTTGTGAATTTCGTTCCTGAGACTTTCCACGAGTTTACTCAAGGACGTTTCCTGATTTGTTAGCGTAGTCACCGTAGTTTTTAAATTATTGAATGATTCCTGCAAGTTTGATTGATCGAGACTAAGCTTTTCGTGAAGAGCGAACATTTCCTTCTTTAGAGCCAAATATTTGGTTTTATCTTCAGACAAATATTGAGATTGCTGAGACATGTATTCAAGTTCCCGCTTCAAGTCGGAGATTTGATGTTCGCAATTCCTGATAAAATTCTTGGTTGAATCCCTATCTCTCATGGCGGATTTGGCGCGTTCCTCTATTTGCGCTAATTTGATTCTAATCTCATTGACCTTTCTTGTTTCAGAATCCAAAAGTGACTTTGACTGGTTGGAAAATTTCTCACACGCTTCTTTTTCTCTTGTCAAAGAATCTCTTTGTTCTTCTAAGGATCTAATCCGTATCTTGATGTCGACATCCTCTTTTGAAAGCAGACCAAGATCTTCAGAAATTCTCCTGTGGTCCAAATCCGTCCCCCTGATTCCGCTTCGGGCTCTATTGATTTCTGATTCCAATCGTTCCAAATCCTTGACGAGCTTAACTTGTTCTATGCTTAGCTCTGACCTTATCCGTCCATTTTTTTCAATCTTGGTTATCAAATCTTGAAAAGCCGATTCGGCGTCGTTGATCAACGAATTCATTCCTTGAATTTTTTCGCCTAATATAGTCTCTTGAGTAATTAGGCTTTCGAGTTCCGATTTTTTTGAGAGAACATCTCTTTCAGGAGCGTCAAGAGATCCTACGGAAACAGTACGTCCTCCTACGATGATTTCCCCATTTAGCGTAACAATATTCAACTTATTGTTCCTATTGAGGTAAAGTTCCCTAGCTTGTGTCAAATCATCAGCGACATGGAAATCCCCCAGCAAGTCTTTCACCATCACTTCAAAACGTTCGGCACCCCTTACATAGTCAGATAATTTGGTAACCGGTTCCTGGTCTGAAGACAGTCTTGACGAATCATCCAGAGGGAATGAATCCAGTGAAGTCAATGTCACTCGTGAGATTTCCAGATCTTTGATTTTATCCGCCACTTCGAGCGCCGTAGCAAAATCTTCTACAATTACCGCCCCCAATTGATTATTCAGGACTGAAGACAATGCCGTATGATATTTGGGTGGACATTCAATTACTTCGACTAATGGCTTAAAAACAGCCCCATCTTCCAATGAAGCGAAATCTTTCATCACTGTCTGGGTTCCGGAACCATAAGAAAAGTAGCTCCTGTTTTGTTCCCGCAAAGATTCCATCCGAGTCCTTGTAGAAATGAATTCTTTGTCAAGTCTCCTCATGTTTTCTGTGAGTGTTTTTATCTCTGCTGCGAGTTTTGATCTTCGTTCTTGGTCAGCGTTAAGTTCTGATTCGACTGAACACAAGGATTGCTGAACTTTCTCTTTCTTTTTTCGAACCATTTCTGTTTCTTCAAGTTTTTGGGCCAGTATTTCGGTTTGATTTTTTGAATCCTGTTCGTATTTATCAAGGCGAGCCTGAAGTTCTGTTTTTCTCTTCAAATCGTGATCTAACCTGTTTTTTTGCTGGGAAAGACTCTGGAGGGTTTCAAAAAGTTGATCTTTATAACCTTCCAATTTCGTAGTCTGTTCCTTGGTTTGTAGTCGTAAAGTATCAATCAAACTTTTGGAAGCTGTTAATTTTTCGTTCAAATGGGAAATTTGAGAAGTGAATTCCGAAAGTTTGTCTTGCGTTTTTTGAAGATTGTCTTGAGCTGAGGACATCCTTTGGCTGAGTGCGCCCGAATCCGACTTAATTCTCTCTCCTCTTCCCTCCATTTCTTTCTCTCGGTTGCGGATTTGACTCAAATTATGCTCGGCTGAGTTAAGATCCTTTTCAGTAGAGCGTATTTTCTCGGCTAATTCGTTGAAGAGGCGTTGTGTATCGGAGAGTTTGAGGCGATCTGATTCAAGTTCCGCCACCACCTGCCCAAGAGTTGATTCCTTCTCGGCCAGTTCATCTTTAAACTTTTCGGAATCAACTTTCAGTTGATCCAATTCAAGGGAAAGATTTCGGCATTTGAAAGCCTCAGAATTTATTTCAAGTTCTCTCAGTTGACCTTTGAGTTCTTTAAAGCGTTGGGCCTTCAATGCCTGTTTCTTGAGCGCGTGGCTCTGTTTCTTAACTTCCGAAACGACGTCTTTAATTCGCTGCAGGTTTTGATTGGTTTGTTCAAGCTTTTTTATAGTGGATTCGCGTCTGGCTTTATATCGATTTATACTTGCGGCTTCCTCGAGAAAGACCCTTCTCTCTTCCGGCTTTGCAGCTATGATTTGTTCAACACGTCCTTGTTCTATGATCGCGTAGGAATTTCGACCAATACCCGTGTCCATGAAAAATTCGATGATGTCGGTCAACCTGCACGGAACGCCGTTAAGCTCATAGTGGGAATTGCCGTCCCTGAAGAGTCGTCTAGCGACCATGATCTCATCATAGTCAGACATTGGAGGAGGGAATGACTTGCCGTCATTACCCAAAGTAAGCCTGACCTCCGCCATTCCCACGGGTTTCAGCGTCTCTGATCCGTTAAAGATGACGTCTTCCATTTTCTTGCATCGAAGAGACTTGGTTCTCTGCTCTCCCATTACCCAGCGTATGGCCTCCATTATGTTGCTCTTGCCGGACCCATTAGGTCCCACAACGGAGGTAATTCCATCGCAAAAGTCTATGTTTGTTTTTCCGGGAAAACTTTTGAAACCATTTATTTCTAATCGTTTAAGCTTCATGAGAGATTTTCTGCTCTGAACACCCTGTCAAATTCAAAAGGGGTATTATAATATTTATTATGAGTGTATCCAAACAATACCATTACTATCTGATCCGCGACGCAGCCATTTTAGTCAAGACTACCAACGAACCAGGATCTAGCGCCTCAGATTTTTGCTATGATTTGTTTGATGTGAGAACCGGGACGCATCTTAAAGACATTTACCCTGCGTTTGATCCTACTGAACTTGCAAGAGGTTTCAAGCTTTCAGAAGAAACGGCGGCGGTGATTCTGAAGACCGAATGCCTGTCCAAGAACAGAGAAAATAACTCGGCAGCCAAAGTCGTAACTATTATAGAGGCTCGGCAGAGAAAACTTGATTCAGTTGTGGCGGATTCTATCATCGATCAGGTTTACGTCATCTCAAGGCTCTTGCAGGATTTTCTCAGCGTAACCCGAAAAGCGTCACGTGAAGAGCGTTTCTGGCTTTCCCAGCAGGCCATAACCCTAGTCAGGAAGTTCTCTGGACGTGAACTGGCCGAGCTTCAGGAAATACTTGATTGGTTTAAAACATTGCCGAGAAAAAATTAAACAATTCGTGGTTAAAGAATGCTAATCTTTTCATTGCCTTGATCCATAAAATCAAATCTTGCAATATGTCAGGATATAGGATTTGTATGAAACAAGAAGATAATCTACAAGAGATCGGCAATCAATCCCAGCAGAGCGCGGGGTTGGCCGGGCAAGTTGCGCCGCAGGTAAATCAAAACGATTCCGAGATAGATGAACCGTCAGTATCGCTTTTGGATCGCGCCGTGGCTGCTCTCATACTTATATTACCATTCAGCAAATTGATTGAGTGGGCTCAAGATAAACTCCATGATATTCTACCACAGTCAATAGCGAACATGGCTGTTCTTGTGGGAATAATTCTTTTCCTCTTGGTTACGGGACGTCTATCCAAGACAATTTATTATTATAGACGCAAAGTTACTGGCAACTAATATAATCTTTCTCTTTAACTTATAATGTCAACATTATACAAATAATACTTGAAATGGATACTAATAGTATCTAAAATTCAGTTGCAGCTTGTTGCGAAAATGATCATTAATTTTGGCCTCAGTAAGGGTTGAGAGTTTAGTGTATAGCCTTATTTCACCGACTATATATCTAGTCCTGATTTTTTGTCTTCTTTCGGTTGTTTTTCCGAATAGAGGTTTGGCTTTAGAAAAACAGGAACTTTTTTTTGAAGAGGCGAAAAGTTTTCTCAAATCAGGCAAGTATCAGGAGGCGATCCAGTCTTTTTCAAAGGCGATTGGGGCTTTGGCCCTTAACAATGATTTCGCTCGAACTGCCTTGCTTGCCAGAGCCCAGGCCTATTATCAGAAAGGCGACACTAAAAATGCATTGAAAGATCTCAGAGAAGTCTTCGACTATCCTGGCCTGTCAGGGGAGCTACTCGCTTCAAGTTTGAACCTGAGAGCTTTGTTGAGCCTTAAAGAGGGAAAATTGAGTCGCGCGGTGGAAGACTATAGCACGGCCGTCATCACTCCACACAACAATCAATCTCTCAAATCAGTCACCTTTGCGAATCGTGGAATAACGTATTTGAACATGGGGCTTTTCCGAAAAGCCATTCTGGATTTTGACCGAGCGATTGAGTTTGATCCTGGGTCGGGCTTCAATTACGCTGCGCGTGCAGTAGCTAACCTTAGAACCGACAAAGTGGAACAGGCAAAAAAGGATAGCGAGACTGCAATGACATTGGGGTCGGACAATCAGACGCGGCGTCTGGCAAGTTCTGTTCTCAGTGAACTTGGTTTTCAGAAAATAGATGAAGATTGTATAGTTGCAAAAATCAACGAAGATGGACAAATTTTCGTTCAGCTAAAATTCGGCAAGAACGGGCGACCACATCGTTTTCTGCTCGACACCGGAGCTACACATAGTTTGATAGACAAATCGTTGTTAAAGGAATTGTCGCGTGAGACTCGTATAAAGGAAATAGGCAAGGGAATTGTCCATCTCGCTGATGGATCAACTGCGCCTGTAACCAGGTACAGTGTTGAAAGCGCGTTTCTTTATCAAATGCCGTTAGGCCCAATTCAGGTCCAAACCATGGACAAGAAAAACAAGCGTAGTCTCAATCTACTAGGCGCCGGGAGTCTGAAGAATTTGTCCATACTCATCGACACGTCAAAAAAACGGGTTGAAATTAGAAGAAAATCGTCTTCAGAGTATAGTAAGCAAAGGTTTACAAATTCAACCGCCCGCTAATTCTCCAGGTAGATCCTCTCAAGCGCGGGATCCGTCAAAAAAACTTATTACGTCCATAGATTCCGGAGCCGGTCCCAAAAGAGTAATCAACATTTTTTCAGGTCTGAAAAATCGGGAAGCGAATTCCTGAACTTCCCCCAGTGTAACCTTTTCAAGGTCATTAATAATTTCGTCCAGGGAAACATATTTTCCGAAATGAATTTCACCCTTGACTATTCGACTGACGCGCGAGTCGGTGGATTCATTGCTCAGAACAATAGTTCCTGCAAGTTGATTCTTGGCCATTTCGAGTTCTTCAGGCCTTATCGTATCAGGGATCTTTTGGGTTTCCTTACCCATCACATCAAGTAGTTCTTCTATCCTTTCAGGCTCGGTACTCGCGTAGATTCCCATGATACCTGTATCTGAGTAAGAAGTAAGGAATGAATAAACGCTGTAGGAAAGCCCTCGTTTTTCACGAATCTCCTGAAACAGTCTCGAACTCATTCCTCCACCGAAAAGTGTGTTGAAAAGATAGGCTTTGTATCTATCTCCATCCGAGGCGCTGGGTCCTTCAACCGCGACACATACGTGGACTTGTTCCAAGTCTTTCTCACGAATTAATGCGCCTGGAAAACTCTTCGGTTTCTCCTGTTTTTCTCTCGTTGTCCCTGAATTTAAACACTGCATTTTCCCCCTGATGAGATCCACGAACTTTTCATGTTCGACATCACCCGCCGCGCATACGATTGTTTCGGCCCCAACATAGTTATCAGCCTTATATTGCAGCATTGTATCCCGACCAAAGCTCAGAACGTTTTGCATTGTTCCCAGCACTGACCTCCCAAATGGATCATCTGGCCAGAATCGCTCAGTAACCATTTCATGGATGAAATCTTCAGGGGTGTCCTGGACTTGCCGTATTTCTTGACAAATGACCTGCTTTTCTCTCTCTATTTCTTCTTCGGGAAAATACGAGTTTAAGAAAATATCCGTCAAGAGATCTGTGGCCAAGGTGAGATTCTTGCTTAACATCTTGCAATAAAAGGATGTTAATTCTTTGCTGGTAAACGCGTTTAAATTTCCGCCCACCGAATCGACGGTTTTAGCAATTTGGAGAGCGTCTCTGGAATGGGTTCCCTTAAAAAACATGTGTTCCAGGAAATGGCTTATACCATTTAGGTTTGTCGCCTCTCCCCTGGAACCTGACTTTATGTATATGCTAATTGAAACTGATTTAACGTAGGTCAGTCTTTCCGTTAGAATTCGTATGCCGTTGTCAAGTTGAGTTTTTTGAAAGACTGAATCGGGTAAACATAATCTAACACTGGAGTCATTCACTATATTATCTCAATTCCATTCTCGCTAATTATTTCTATTCGTTGCTCAGAGCGTCTTTGCGCGAAAGTTTGATTTTCCCCTGAGGATCTATCCCAATTACCTTTACCAAAACTGTTTCGCCTTCCCTTACGACATCGGATACTTTTCTCACTCGTTCATGCGCCAGTTGTGAAATATGTACCAGGCCATCCGTCCCCGGAAAAATCTCGACAAAAGCTCCAAAATCAGTGATCTTCCTGACGGTTCCTTCATAAATCTTCCCGATCTCCGCCTGTTGCGTTAGGCTCTGGATCGCCTTCTTGGCTTCCTCGGCGCCAGCGACGTCAACAGACGCTATTATCACTTTACCGGTGTCATCAACTTCAATCTTTGTGC
It encodes the following:
- the smc gene encoding chromosome segregation protein SMC — encoded protein: MKLKRLEINGFKSFPGKTNIDFCDGITSVVGPNGSGKSNIMEAIRWVMGEQRTKSLRCKKMEDVIFNGSETLKPVGMAEVRLTLGNDGKSFPPPMSDYDEIMVARRLFRDGNSHYELNGVPCRLTDIIEFFMDTGIGRNSYAIIEQGRVEQIIAAKPEERRVFLEEAASINRYKARRESTIKKLEQTNQNLQRIKDVVSEVKKQSHALKKQALKAQRFKELKGQLRELEINSEAFKCRNLSLELDQLKVDSEKFKDELAEKESTLGQVVAELESDRLKLSDTQRLFNELAEKIRSTEKDLNSAEHNLSQIRNREKEMEGRGERIKSDSGALSQRMSSAQDNLQKTQDKLSEFTSQISHLNEKLTASKSLIDTLRLQTKEQTTKLEGYKDQLFETLQSLSQQKNRLDHDLKRKTELQARLDKYEQDSKNQTEILAQKLEETEMVRKKKEKVQQSLCSVESELNADQERRSKLAAEIKTLTENMRRLDKEFISTRTRMESLREQNRSYFSYGSGTQTVMKDFASLEDGAVFKPLVEVIECPPKYHTALSSVLNNQLGAVIVEDFATALEVADKIKDLEISRVTLTSLDSFPLDDSSRLSSDQEPVTKLSDYVRGAERFEVMVKDLLGDFHVADDLTQARELYLNRNNKLNIVTLNGEIIVGGRTVSVGSLDAPERDVLSKKSELESLITQETILGEKIQGMNSLINDAESAFQDLITKIEKNGRIRSELSIEQVKLVKDLERLESEINRARSGIRGTDLDHRRISEDLGLLSKEDVDIKIRIRSLEEQRDSLTREKEACEKFSNQSKSLLDSETRKVNEIRIKLAQIEERAKSAMRDRDSTKNFIRNCEHQISDLKRELEYMSQQSQYLSEDKTKYLALKKEMFALHEKLSLDQSNLQESFNNLKTTVTTLTNQETSLSKLVESLRNEIHKNEIDWARLTETLRNSIEKIMEKHNVNPSSVKCPEVQPQETELFEIRSAIESMGEVNLAAINESRHVKERLDFLMEQETDLRTAVKSLFSTIEKIDRTTSLRFQTTFQEVNTKFKEIFAVLFNGGEAWLELIGSEDSHDHGVNIMVKPPGKRLQNVDLLSGGEKALTAIAFIFAIFLYKPSSFCLLDEVDAPLDDSNVDRFNRMLSDLSRNTQFVVITHNKKSMEGSDSLFGVTSEEMGASTLVSVRLSE
- a CDS encoding retroviral-like aspartic protease family protein → MALEKQELFFEEAKSFLKSGKYQEAIQSFSKAIGALALNNDFARTALLARAQAYYQKGDTKNALKDLREVFDYPGLSGELLASSLNLRALLSLKEGKLSRAVEDYSTAVITPHNNQSLKSVTFANRGITYLNMGLFRKAILDFDRAIEFDPGSGFNYAARAVANLRTDKVEQAKKDSETAMTLGSDNQTRRLASSVLSELGFQKIDEDCIVAKINEDGQIFVQLKFGKNGRPHRFLLDTGATHSLIDKSLLKELSRETRIKEIGKGIVHLADGSTAPVTRYSVESAFLYQMPLGPIQVQTMDKKNKRSLNLLGAGSLKNLSILIDTSKKRVEIRRKSSSEYSKQRFTNSTAR
- a CDS encoding pitrilysin family protein yields the protein MNDSSVRLCLPDSVFQKTQLDNGIRILTERLTYVKSVSISIYIKSGSRGEATNLNGISHFLEHMFFKGTHSRDALQIAKTVDSVGGNLNAFTSKELTSFYCKMLSKNLTLATDLLTDIFLNSYFPEEEIEREKQVICQEIRQVQDTPEDFIHEMVTERFWPDDPFGRSVLGTMQNVLSFGRDTMLQYKADNYVGAETIVCAAGDVEHEKFVDLIRGKMQCLNSGTTREKQEKPKSFPGALIREKDLEQVHVCVAVEGPSASDGDRYKAYLFNTLFGGGMSSRLFQEIREKRGLSYSVYSFLTSYSDTGIMGIYASTEPERIEELLDVMGKETQKIPDTIRPEELEMAKNQLAGTIVLSNESTDSRVSRIVKGEIHFGKYVSLDEIINDLEKVTLGEVQEFASRFFRPEKMLITLLGPAPESMDVISFFDGSRA